The sequence TCACTTTTTTGAAGCTATAAATATAGCAGTAAAAAATGAAAATCAAATTTGATTGTTAAAATAATATGTTATTAAACGGTTATTTTGACGATATTATGTATTAGGAAAGTGATAGATATAAATATATAATATTAATAGTATCAAATAATTTTTGGATAAGAATTTATTCTACACATATAATATAGTGTAAATAAAAAAAGGAGCCTTGAGAGCTCCTTTTTTCGGTAAAAATTAAATTACATTTCACCAACAGCGCCTTCGGTTGCCGGAGGTGCAGCTTTTTTAGTAGCCTTTTTTGGGCTAGCTTTTTTAGCTGTTTTTTTTGTTGCAGCTTTTTTAGTTGCTTTTTTAGGAGCAGCTTTTTTAGTTGCTTTTTTCACTGTTTTTTTCGCAGCTTTTTTAGTTGCTTTTTTAGGAGCAGCTTTTTTAGTTGCAGTTTTCTTAGCAGCTTTTTTAGTTGCCTTTTTAGGAGCAGCTTTTTTGGTTGCTTTTTTCACTGCTTTTTTTGCAGTCTTTTTTCCAGCTTTTTTAGGAGCAGCTTTTTTCACCACTTTCTTAGCAGTTTTTTTCACAGTTGCTTTTTTAGGAGCAGCTTTTTTAGCTGTTTTCTTTACCGCTTTTTTTGCAGTTTTCTTAGCGGCTTTTTTTGCAGCCGGACGGCCACGTTTTGCAGCGGCTTTTTTTGGCGCAGCTTTTTTTGCTGCTTTTTTTGTTGTTTTTGCCATTGGAACTATATTTTGGTTACAGCAAAAGTAAATACATTTTTATATAACCAAAAAATATTTTTTTGTAGGGTGTTGATTTTCTACTCCATGTGATTATTAGAATATACAAATGTGAAATTCATTTTGATGTTCATCAGGAATGTTTTTATTATGAATGCGAGTGCATTTTATGTGAAAAATTTATACGGCATATGTAAATAAAATTTTGAAGAATTGTTATTGATAATTCCGCAAATAATAGATAAAATCTGTTTGTGGAATTTCTGTTATTTTTAATTGATGCATGCATGTTATTATTTGACCACGATGATAGGTAGAGTGATTCATACAATGCATAATTATTTGTGCAAAGGTTTGTTTGTATTCATTCCCTTTTAAATCATGATATATGCATAACTCATCAAAGTAATTATCTGATTTATCCGTAAAGTAATTTAAAAATTCTTCCGATTGTTTTAAAAAAGAAATATACCATTCATCAGAATTGTTTATGTTGGTTTTATCAGGACATTTATCCAAAGAAATTCCCTGCATTCTTTTTAACCAGATTACTTGCGCATCCCAAATGTGAAAGTATGTTTTGTGTAAGGTGTTAAAACTACTTTCAACCTCAGTATTTATAGGGCTTTCCGGTATTTTATTTATGTGATTTATAAGGGTGGTATTCGCCCAATTATTATATGAAATATAACTGATTAATAGGCTTTTTTGAGACATAATTATTTATAAGAACTCAAGCTTTTAAAACCGACAAGTGTATCGTGATTACGTTCATATGAATGTAAATATACGAATACCATGTATTCATTTTCTGTTTCGAAATAATTACCTTCTGCATATGAAAAATCAAATGTAGATTCTGTATTCGGTATAAATACATACATATAATTATAGTACCCTTGTTTTAAAAATAATTGACTACTGTATTGTTGTTTATCGAAATCATATTTCATCTTATTTTCTTCGGTAATTGTATAGTCATTAAAACTACCTACTACATAAAAATTACCATTGTTTAACCAGTAAGGATATTCCATAGTAAAATATATCATTGCATAGTCTGCTTCCACATTTGGATCGTTTGTTAAGTCAGCCATAATTACAAAGTTTCCATTCATATCCTTCTCATAAAAATATTGTTTGTATCCACGGCTTTCATCTATGTTGATAAATACGTTAGTAATTTCCGGACGCCTATCAATTTTTACGATGCGATCGGTTTGAAATTTTAAAGTGCGGGTATCAAATCTTCTGTATTCTTTTAGTGCAGAAAACACTTGATTATTATCATCATAAATCATCAGATTATTTTGAATTAATCTTGGTTTAAGATTATACATACCTCTGGACGAAATTCCATTTTGTATCACACTTACTTTTATTAGCTCATAGGGATTGTTTACTGATATGGTTTTTAGATCAAGTGTAAATTCAATTTTTTGATATTCCATTCTGTTTGCAACTACATTTGGTCGAACAATACCTGCATTCACAGGCACTAGATTTTCAAACACATAAAAGCGTCTTGTAATTACAGGCATAGTATCATTGTTCTGATCCCAGATCTGAATAATATAATTTCCAGATACTTTAAATTTTACATCCTGATTTGGAAAGTCAATATCATAATGTACATATTTGGTAGAGGTAGCAAATGAATATGCAAATTCTGTTATATAATTCTCTTCAAAGCCATCCAGAAATTCATAATGATTTAAATCAGATGAAGACCAATCCTGATTACAGTGTATAAAAGTATAATAGTAAGACTTTGCTACTCCCGATAAATCATCAAATGAAAGGCGAAGTTGGTCGCCGGTATTTATTTCAACCGCCGGAGGAGCCAAAGTAAGATCAATCCGACGTAACTCCACTGTGCGTATAAAAGGATAGTGTGCCTTATTAATATAGACATCATCCTGCGCCTGGATTTGAGTAAAAAAAATTGAACAGATTATTAAGCAAATAAATCTCATTGATTGTGGTCGTTGGAAAGTTGGAAAATTACAATTTAACTAATAAAACGTTATCTTATTTAATAATGTGTATGTAAAGTTGATAGTTAAGTATAAATGTTTTCATTTTGTTCGAAAATGTTTTTTAAGTTGCTGATTAGAATAATTTGCCTTTAACTTTGGGGGTCTTTTAAAAATCGGTTAACAGATGACAAAAGTGATAAAGCTGACGAGAGGTTTCGATATTAAAATTGAAGGCGTTCCGGCTAAAAAAAATAATAGCACATTTACTTCCAAAACATTTTCAATTAAACCAATTGATTTTCATGGACTGGCACCTATACCTAAGCTTTTAGTAGCGGAAGGAGATGAGGTAATGGCAGGTGATCAATTGTTTTTTGATAAACAAAATGATAATATCTTTTATACGGCTCCGGTTTCAGGAGAAGTAATTGAAATACGCAGAGGAGAAAAGCGGGCAATTACTGAGATAATAATTCTTGCCGATCAAGTTGTGAAATACCGTCAGTGGGGAAAAGCAGATGTAAATTCTATTTCCAATACTGAAATAATTGATCGCATGTTAGATTCAGGTGCATGGCATTTTCTTAAACAACGGCCTTATGATGTTGCTGCAAATCCTAAAGACGAACCCAAAGCAATTTTTATTTCAGGATTTGATTCTGCTCCATTAGCACCTGATTATAATTTTATAATGGCAGGTAAGCAATTTGATTTCCAGAATGGTATTAAGATTTTAAGCAAACTGACTAAAGGAAAAATTCATTTGTC is a genomic window of Bacteroidota bacterium containing:
- a CDS encoding DinB family protein → MSQKSLLISYISYNNWANTTLINHINKIPESPINTEVESSFNTLHKTYFHIWDAQVIWLKRMQGISLDKCPDKTNINNSDEWYISFLKQSEEFLNYFTDKSDNYFDELCIYHDLKGNEYKQTFAQIIMHCMNHSTYHRGQIITCMHQLKITEIPQTDFIYYLRNYQ
- a CDS encoding DUF5103 domain-containing protein; the encoded protein is MRFICLIICSIFFTQIQAQDDVYINKAHYPFIRTVELRRIDLTLAPPAVEINTGDQLRLSFDDLSGVAKSYYYTFIHCNQDWSSSDLNHYEFLDGFEENYITEFAYSFATSTKYVHYDIDFPNQDVKFKVSGNYIIQIWDQNNDTMPVITRRFYVFENLVPVNAGIVRPNVVANRMEYQKIEFTLDLKTISVNNPYELIKVSVIQNGISSRGMYNLKPRLIQNNLMIYDDNNQVFSALKEYRRFDTRTLKFQTDRIVKIDRRPEITNVFINIDESRGYKQYFYEKDMNGNFVIMADLTNDPNVEADYAMIYFTMEYPYWLNNGNFYVVGSFNDYTITEENKMKYDFDKQQYSSQLFLKQGYYNYMYVFIPNTESTFDFSYAEGNYFETENEYMVFVYLHSYERNHDTLVGFKSLSSYK